From Paenibacillus sp. PK3_47, the proteins below share one genomic window:
- a CDS encoding S-layer homology domain-containing protein, with protein sequence MKKKQQWLAVLLSCSMLCAQFVQPAMAGTASAATGTGVFITEVYPDDRSNEHKIEGAGGADLFEFVEIYNASDRELAFNEEYKIRYNYNAGTKDLSVVDTVYGNPADVIIPANSPAVLWVERTSTSITGAARNLTEVDFRRYHSVPDSVPVFKLRGQDGLNNTDRGLYVTRKNDNSAILSEVYYTADDVGDGKSLHLQLPSSGSFMVAFAREALPSAGITEPGQLVSTANQPPSIVHKPAASADRSMDLTVSANVYDGDGDPLQVKLFHKTAANSPFTEVPAQSVQGDVYEAVVPSAQLSGDKLYYYFEAYDGIETARSEEYALALTGAVNTEVPRILITEILPNPAGDYRWGSGNQYEYIEVYNNSDKTLDLKDYRLWYLYPGTTAPKQWTIPQHTAIEPYSAAVIWFAKEAVANGQGYTTTADFNLHFNSTLDDSDVIFYDNSKSSDFNLPNSLQRGFALSSPDEPDRYLVEAWYDPSTPDSPDRLVNDVRNAVVRYAYPETGHTMKRLDNRMYANPGSIDPGQVPSVDGVDMTAPVLEHEQTQYNLGKNEPYTVQVISSEPLGRAEVFFGPATNESTAYTGSASLELTGHEDGKYVYGGSMAFSETGAYRYIVEADDAAGNRTRVPYNSRGGLLTVGETGTGTELPDPGLSIEAGSMFKDKTAFYAYGGSAQDAIGVLLEGQPLPARKALPGTVQLGMQTRGVDQIYQATASMLDPAGQTSFFTRIVPKYSDGAWSIFPMTPDLFVTGSVVSVHTGNENAPYQVSEHDKVFGINNHDDFEVMNVHLVLPDGSVVKPDKVHSYLGNRSETTVDYREDTYYGLGDADYGSNPNKPMISDFHFSVPDEKYTARYVELDTAGMEDGVYPLSMTIGTDELQAFDVMIDNTDPVIEAIVSGGNRPVEEGQALKGAFTLDVAASDNLTGIRKVEAVLDGAAVELPYATSSTVLVPGEHRLQVTVYDGAGNTASAERTFVIGEEQPLAPGEVSPADFEENVPTDAVLRAYVSDPSGDRLDVRFLEGGKYDFARSEGVEGYRNVADREPPLVLTPEGETGLSAEEQAQIAKADGDYLVSDTDAGFPYHRFEIELDEALQPGDTAELYWKGRTLPGRIVTLYAWDHEADKWTALKSATGDAKESDIELAAEVEPSRYVRDGKIQAMVQDEVKGVNDPFTILWFTDTQYYAESYPEIFDKMGDWIVDQYGKGTFSYAIHTGDIVNKADDEAQWKVADRNLDKLDEAGVPYGVLAGNHDVIIDGVDYTNYGRYVGADRYENNPWYGGQMDNNRNHYDLFSFGGHDFIFLYIGFGLEDTPETIAWANEVLKKHADRVAIVGMHAYLETNGTLSNMAQNVFDQVIAPNPNVQLVLSGHYHAANRVVKTVQNPDGSSRQVIEMLADYQGGPSGGSGYLRLLNFDPVAGTLDVDTYSPYLDDYNFFDDAIEDFTEPFSFRDTKKRVATDYFALNVYKERVIGEQADIASGSEASSLWTNLQPNHTYYWYMELTDEYGAERLSPIYRFTTGSAAGPGDGDGDPGGNPGTGPGNGGGNPGGNPGTNPGSGSGSNPVPGPGGNPSGTTGGSQGSQPSGQPPAAGAVTVATRMEAGQAVASPEAGALNEALAQARAVDGVRTVTLELDAQGKQHNGDVMLRLPSDFLKRSSGGDRYRFISPAATVTLPSDMLAEVPDAGEYAELVIGRSAREDLGANIRAGVGERPAVDLSLRIGGTPVKWDNGSTEAVISLPYVPVAGEQTDNLVIWWIGEDGSAETVTNGRYDAQTGSMIFRTNHFSTFAVAYQMVPFADVQMNDWHYGAVNYLSARGIVQGAGAGSFRPQAGVSRADFLIMAMNALGLKPSGAQAADNFADAGNKYYTPYLAEAKRLGLVEGEGENRFRPEAGITRQDMMVMLYRVAGLFGLKLPSGGSVSTNVQDFKDASELSGYAVPAMEAMLKAGLIQGTGGGRLDPKANTNRAQAAQAVYNLLGSL encoded by the coding sequence ATGAAGAAGAAGCAACAGTGGCTGGCCGTTCTTTTGTCCTGCAGCATGTTATGCGCCCAGTTTGTCCAGCCAGCAATGGCGGGGACGGCATCGGCGGCGACCGGTACGGGAGTGTTCATCACCGAGGTTTATCCCGACGACCGGTCCAATGAACACAAGATCGAGGGAGCCGGCGGAGCAGATCTGTTTGAATTTGTGGAGATTTATAATGCCTCGGACCGGGAGCTAGCCTTTAATGAAGAGTACAAGATCAGGTACAACTACAACGCCGGAACGAAGGATTTATCCGTTGTGGATACGGTCTACGGCAACCCCGCCGATGTAATCATCCCGGCGAACAGTCCGGCCGTGCTGTGGGTGGAACGGACAAGCACCTCCATTACCGGTGCCGCGCGGAATCTGACCGAAGTGGATTTTAGGCGTTATCATTCCGTACCGGATAGTGTGCCGGTATTTAAGCTGCGCGGCCAGGACGGGCTTAACAATACGGACCGCGGCTTATATGTAACCCGGAAAAATGACAACTCCGCGATTCTCAGTGAGGTGTATTATACAGCGGATGATGTCGGTGACGGTAAAAGCCTGCATCTCCAGCTTCCCTCCAGCGGATCGTTCATGGTTGCTTTCGCCCGGGAAGCACTGCCTTCCGCAGGCATAACCGAGCCCGGACAGCTTGTGTCCACCGCCAATCAGCCTCCGTCCATCGTACATAAGCCAGCGGCTTCTGCCGACCGTTCGATGGACCTTACGGTATCGGCAAATGTCTATGATGGAGACGGCGACCCGCTGCAGGTTAAGCTGTTCCACAAAACGGCAGCCAACAGCCCGTTCACCGAAGTCCCGGCACAGTCTGTGCAGGGAGATGTCTACGAAGCTGTTGTTCCTTCCGCCCAGCTGTCGGGGGACAAGCTTTATTATTATTTTGAAGCTTATGACGGCATTGAAACGGCTCGGTCCGAGGAGTATGCCCTTGCGCTGACAGGCGCAGTAAATACAGAAGTTCCGCGCATCCTGATTACGGAGATTCTTCCGAACCCGGCCGGCGACTACCGCTGGGGAAGCGGCAACCAATATGAGTATATAGAGGTCTACAACAATTCGGACAAGACGCTGGATCTGAAGGATTACCGCCTATGGTATCTGTATCCGGGAACCACGGCACCGAAGCAGTGGACCATTCCGCAGCATACGGCAATCGAACCGTACAGCGCGGCAGTGATCTGGTTCGCCAAGGAAGCCGTAGCCAACGGACAGGGATATACGACGACGGCAGACTTCAATTTGCACTTTAACTCCACGCTCGATGACAGCGATGTGATTTTTTACGATAACTCGAAGTCGTCGGATTTCAATCTGCCGAACTCGCTGCAGCGCGGGTTTGCATTATCCAGTCCGGATGAGCCGGACCGTTATCTGGTAGAGGCCTGGTACGATCCGAGCACGCCGGACAGCCCCGACAGGCTGGTCAATGACGTGCGCAACGCCGTGGTACGCTATGCTTATCCGGAAACCGGGCATACGATGAAACGTCTGGATAACCGGATGTACGCGAATCCGGGCAGTATCGATCCGGGACAGGTTCCGTCTGTGGATGGCGTAGATATGACTGCGCCGGTTCTTGAGCATGAGCAGACACAATACAATCTGGGAAAAAACGAGCCGTACACTGTGCAGGTAATTAGCAGCGAGCCACTGGGCAGAGCGGAGGTATTTTTTGGTCCGGCAACAAACGAGTCGACAGCCTACACCGGCAGTGCATCCCTGGAATTGACCGGGCACGAAGATGGTAAATACGTGTACGGCGGATCGATGGCTTTTTCTGAAACGGGCGCTTACCGTTATATTGTTGAAGCCGACGATGCAGCCGGCAACCGGACCCGGGTTCCTTACAACTCGCGGGGCGGACTGCTCACCGTAGGTGAAACCGGAACGGGAACAGAGCTGCCGGACCCGGGTCTGTCGATTGAAGCTGGCAGCATGTTTAAAGACAAGACAGCCTTCTACGCTTACGGCGGCAGTGCGCAGGATGCCATTGGGGTCCTCCTGGAAGGACAGCCGCTTCCGGCGCGCAAAGCGCTGCCGGGTACCGTGCAGCTTGGCATGCAGACGCGCGGCGTGGATCAGATTTACCAGGCTACGGCAAGCATGCTTGATCCGGCGGGGCAGACTTCCTTTTTTACCCGGATCGTACCGAAATACTCGGATGGCGCGTGGTCCATTTTTCCGATGACCCCGGATCTGTTCGTAACCGGCTCTGTTGTATCGGTCCATACCGGCAACGAGAATGCGCCTTACCAGGTCAGCGAGCATGACAAGGTGTTCGGGATCAATAATCATGATGATTTTGAAGTGATGAATGTGCATCTGGTGCTGCCTGACGGATCAGTAGTGAAACCTGACAAGGTGCACAGCTACCTGGGCAACCGGAGTGAGACTACGGTGGATTACCGCGAGGATACCTATTATGGATTGGGCGATGCCGACTACGGCAGCAACCCGAACAAGCCGATGATCAGCGATTTCCATTTCTCTGTACCGGACGAAAAGTATACCGCCCGATATGTGGAACTGGATACCGCAGGTATGGAGGACGGCGTTTATCCGCTGTCCATGACAATTGGAACGGATGAGCTTCAAGCTTTTGACGTCATGATCGACAATACCGATCCTGTCATTGAAGCGATTGTATCCGGCGGCAACCGGCCGGTAGAGGAAGGGCAAGCCCTGAAGGGAGCCTTTACGCTGGATGTGGCCGCTTCCGATAACCTGACAGGCATCCGGAAGGTGGAAGCGGTGCTGGATGGCGCAGCGGTTGAGCTGCCGTATGCGACCTCCTCAACCGTCCTTGTACCGGGCGAACACCGCCTGCAGGTAACCGTATACGACGGAGCGGGAAATACAGCCTCGGCGGAACGCACTTTCGTAATTGGCGAAGAACAGCCGCTTGCGCCGGGTGAAGTATCGCCTGCGGATTTTGAAGAGAACGTGCCGACCGATGCGGTACTGCGGGCCTATGTCTCCGATCCGAGCGGTGACCGGCTGGATGTCCGGTTCCTTGAAGGGGGCAAATACGACTTTGCCCGCAGTGAAGGCGTCGAAGGTTACCGGAACGTGGCCGACCGTGAGCCGCCGCTTGTGCTGACGCCGGAGGGTGAAACGGGGCTGTCTGCAGAAGAACAGGCGCAAATTGCCAAGGCGGACGGGGACTATCTGGTGTCGGACACCGACGCGGGCTTCCCGTACCACCGGTTTGAGATCGAGCTGGACGAAGCACTGCAGCCGGGAGACACTGCCGAGCTGTACTGGAAAGGCCGTACGCTGCCTGGCCGGATCGTTACGCTGTATGCCTGGGACCATGAAGCGGACAAGTGGACGGCGCTGAAGTCGGCGACCGGAGACGCGAAGGAAAGCGACATCGAGCTTGCCGCGGAAGTGGAACCGTCCCGGTATGTCCGGGATGGCAAGATTCAGGCGATGGTGCAGGACGAAGTGAAGGGCGTCAACGACCCTTTTACGATTCTGTGGTTTACCGATACGCAGTATTATGCCGAATCGTATCCGGAGATTTTTGATAAGATGGGCGACTGGATTGTGGATCAGTACGGTAAGGGAACATTCAGCTACGCTATCCATACCGGTGATATTGTCAACAAAGCGGATGACGAAGCCCAGTGGAAGGTGGCCGACCGGAACCTGGACAAGCTGGACGAAGCCGGCGTGCCTTACGGCGTGCTTGCGGGCAATCATGACGTGATTATCGACGGTGTTGATTATACAAACTACGGACGTTATGTCGGCGCGGACCGGTACGAAAACAATCCTTGGTACGGCGGGCAAATGGACAATAACAGAAACCATTATGATTTGTTTTCGTTCGGCGGGCATGATTTTATTTTCCTGTACATTGGGTTTGGCCTGGAAGATACACCGGAGACCATTGCCTGGGCCAATGAAGTGCTGAAGAAGCATGCAGACCGGGTAGCGATCGTCGGGATGCACGCCTACCTGGAGACAAACGGCACGTTGTCCAACATGGCGCAAAACGTGTTTGACCAGGTCATCGCGCCGAATCCGAATGTCCAGCTCGTGCTGAGCGGCCACTACCATGCTGCCAACCGCGTGGTGAAGACAGTGCAGAACCCGGACGGTTCCTCACGGCAGGTGATCGAAATGCTGGCGGACTATCAGGGCGGACCAAGCGGAGGCAGCGGCTATCTGCGGCTGCTGAATTTCGACCCGGTGGCGGGAACGCTTGACGTGGATACGTATTCGCCGTATCTGGACGATTACAACTTTTTTGACGATGCGATTGAAGACTTTACCGAGCCGTTTTCCTTCCGTGATACGAAGAAACGGGTCGCTACTGATTATTTTGCGCTGAATGTATACAAGGAGCGCGTGATCGGCGAGCAGGCGGATATTGCCTCAGGATCAGAAGCTTCGTCCTTATGGACAAATCTTCAGCCTAACCATACCTACTACTGGTACATGGAGCTTACCGATGAGTACGGTGCAGAGCGTCTGAGTCCGATCTATCGCTTCACGACCGGATCTGCCGCGGGTCCTGGTGATGGGGACGGTGACCCTGGCGGTAACCCGGGTACGGGCCCTGGCAACGGCGGGGGCAACCCTGGCGGGAATCCGGGTACGAACCCTGGCAGTGGCAGCGGCAGCAATCCGGTACCCGGTCCTGGCGGCAATCCATCCGGCACTACGGGCGGTTCGCAGGGATCGCAGCCATCCGGTCAACCGCCGGCAGCGGGTGCAGTAACGGTCGCTACCAGGATGGAAGCGGGCCAGGCGGTTGCCTCACCGGAAGCGGGCGCACTGAACGAAGCTCTGGCCCAGGCTCGGGCCGTGGATGGTGTCCGCACCGTTACCCTGGAGCTGGACGCACAAGGGAAGCAGCATAACGGGGACGTTATGCTCCGTCTGCCGTCCGATTTCCTGAAGCGCAGCAGCGGCGGCGACCGATACCGCTTCATCTCTCCGGCGGCGACTGTAACACTCCCTTCCGATATGCTTGCTGAGGTGCCGGATGCCGGCGAATACGCGGAGCTTGTGATCGGAAGGTCCGCACGGGAAGACCTCGGCGCCAACATCCGCGCAGGAGTGGGCGAAAGACCTGCTGTCGATCTGTCCCTGCGGATCGGAGGCACTCCGGTCAAGTGGGACAACGGCAGTACTGAAGCTGTAATCTCGCTGCCTTACGTTCCAGTTGCCGGAGAACAGACGGATAATCTGGTGATCTGGTGGATTGGAGAGGATGGATCTGCTGAAACCGTAACGAACGGTCGTTACGATGCGCAGACCGGCTCGATGATTTTCCGCACGAACCACTTCAGCACTTTTGCCGTGGCATACCAAATGGTGCCGTTTGCGGATGTACAGATGAACGACTGGCATTATGGGGCGGTTAACTATCTGTCAGCCCGCGGGATTGTCCAAGGCGCGGGAGCCGGCAGCTTCCGCCCGCAGGCTGGCGTCAGCCGGGCGGACTTCCTGATCATGGCGATGAATGCTTTGGGTCTTAAGCCTTCCGGTGCGCAAGCGGCAGATAACTTTGCGGATGCCGGTAACAAGTATTACACGCCATACCTGGCTGAGGCGAAACGGCTGGGGCTGGTAGAGGGCGAAGGCGAGAACCGTTTCCGTCCGGAAGCCGGGATTACCCGTCAGGATATGATGGTGATGCTGTATCGAGTGGCGGGCCTGTTCGGTCTGAAGCTGCCTTCCGGCGGCAGCGTATCTACTAACGTTCAGGACTTCAAAGATGCATCCGAGCTGTCCGGATACGCTGTGCCTGCCATGGAAGCCATGCTTAAGGCAGGGCTGATCCAGGGCACGGGCGGCGGCCGGCTGGACCCAAAAGCCAATACGAACCGAGCCCAGGCGGCGCAAGCGGTCTATAACCTCCTCGGCAGTCTGTAA
- a CDS encoding DinB family protein: MGNEQVIKSTLESFKMLCTHYARGLNSLTPEQLKQREDGEWSLGQMYVHLIQSALHMHLRNAEGCLTGSGSGEPSAGKTPAGITAFAQGEFPPVRIRVPDSPQYTPAQPESKEELAEGLSRVSREMKNMAGRLLETKSSGVIVHPGFGELDAAEWYRLVEMHYRHHLRQEERLRANLQTELL; encoded by the coding sequence ATGGGAAACGAACAAGTAATCAAGTCAACTTTAGAAAGCTTCAAGATGCTGTGTACGCATTATGCCCGCGGGCTGAATTCTCTGACGCCGGAACAGCTGAAGCAGCGGGAGGACGGTGAATGGTCACTCGGCCAAATGTATGTGCATTTGATTCAGTCAGCGCTGCATATGCATCTGCGTAATGCGGAGGGCTGTCTTACGGGCTCAGGCAGCGGAGAACCGTCCGCTGGGAAAACGCCAGCAGGAATAACGGCGTTTGCGCAGGGAGAATTTCCGCCGGTCCGGATTCGCGTACCGGATTCGCCGCAATACACTCCGGCCCAGCCGGAGTCCAAGGAGGAGCTGGCAGAAGGGCTGTCCCGGGTAAGCCGTGAGATGAAAAACATGGCCGGCAGGCTGCTGGAAACGAAAAGTTCCGGAGTCATTGTACATCCCGGGTTCGGAGAGCTGGATGCCGCTGAATGGTACCGCCTAGTCGAAATGCATTACCGCCATCATCTGCGGCAGGAAGAACGTTTGCGTGCTAATCTACAGACTGAACTATTGTAA
- a CDS encoding YafY family protein, with product MNKTDRMLAIMLELQRSRRVRAGDLATKFETSVRTIYRDIQALSEGGVPVVSAPGQGYSLPDGYFLPPVSFTAEEAVALLAGADFIRRHFDAYYSDSAAAGCAKLEAVLPERVRADADRIRASMRLVPGGREDERGKAGLEAVRRAVLHKRKLRFLYGGYPAGKEDVRTDRTVHPYGLALLQGAWVLIAYCELREAVRHFRLSRMDGMELLEETFAVPAGFTYTAYTPPDDRELVVKIRLSPAAARQVQEEGYFYIDSAEDAGEELELRLRVRRVEEILRWLLGWGAEARVLEPEFLRERVRQEAKKILERC from the coding sequence ATGAATAAAACGGACCGTATGCTCGCGATTATGCTGGAGCTTCAGCGCAGCCGCAGGGTTCGGGCCGGAGATCTGGCCACGAAATTTGAGACGAGCGTCCGTACGATCTACCGGGACATCCAGGCACTCAGCGAAGGCGGGGTTCCGGTTGTCAGCGCTCCCGGCCAGGGCTATTCCCTGCCTGACGGGTATTTTTTGCCTCCGGTCAGCTTCACTGCCGAGGAGGCGGTTGCCCTGCTGGCCGGTGCTGATTTCATCAGGCGTCATTTTGACGCTTATTACAGCGACAGTGCTGCGGCTGGCTGTGCCAAGCTGGAGGCTGTATTGCCTGAGCGGGTCCGAGCCGATGCTGACCGGATCCGCGCGTCAATGCGGCTAGTCCCGGGAGGCAGAGAAGACGAACGGGGGAAGGCTGGACTGGAAGCCGTACGCCGCGCGGTGCTGCATAAACGCAAGCTGCGGTTCCTGTATGGCGGATATCCCGCCGGTAAGGAAGACGTGCGGACGGACCGGACCGTACATCCGTACGGACTTGCGCTGCTTCAAGGCGCCTGGGTACTGATTGCTTACTGTGAATTGCGGGAGGCAGTAAGGCATTTTCGCCTGTCCCGAATGGACGGGATGGAGCTGCTGGAGGAGACATTTGCCGTTCCTGCGGGTTTTACATATACGGCCTATACGCCCCCGGATGACCGGGAACTGGTAGTAAAGATCCGCCTCAGCCCCGCCGCGGCCCGGCAAGTACAGGAAGAAGGTTATTTTTATATCGACTCGGCCGAAGACGCCGGGGAAGAACTGGAACTGCGGCTGCGCGTACGGCGGGTAGAAGAAATTCTTCGCTGGCTGCTGGGCTGGGGGGCGGAAGCCCGGGTACTGGAGCCGGAATTCCTGCGGGAAAGGGTCCGCCAGGAAGCGAAAAAGATACTGGAACGCTGCTGA
- a CDS encoding YwmB family TATA-box binding protein: MKLESRGWGLEKGKLTLLMLSLGAAVLLLAGFRSGAERLSADVPASSVLAGLPDSLALLSSAGQEVTATGSSLRVVLKWQGQYSGGSGDSAENAGMLADQLGLGKVEASEEDGHITYRAAASQGDYSKLSMFWSELDPGSSYVIVTAETRDLLKAEGFQTVAEEAGIRMSEAGITPEWNVSLQGTASVQGSPSEALAAVEGAIAAKLSGIQAVEDYEDVATVSRSYEVPGLKRFVNSGDHLVGLQTAVHKNGNDNSNRVTIGLPLITIEY, translated from the coding sequence ATGAAGCTGGAGAGCCGGGGATGGGGATTAGAAAAAGGGAAACTGACGCTGCTGATGCTTAGTCTTGGTGCAGCAGTGCTTTTGCTGGCCGGGTTCCGCAGCGGGGCTGAACGGCTGTCAGCAGACGTACCCGCATCTTCAGTCCTTGCCGGCCTGCCGGATTCGCTGGCGCTGTTGTCCTCAGCTGGACAAGAAGTGACAGCTACAGGTTCCTCGCTTCGTGTTGTGCTGAAATGGCAGGGGCAGTACAGCGGCGGCAGTGGCGATTCTGCAGAGAATGCCGGTATGCTGGCAGATCAGCTCGGTCTCGGGAAGGTGGAAGCCAGTGAAGAGGACGGGCATATCACATATAGAGCGGCCGCTTCCCAAGGTGATTACAGCAAGCTGTCCATGTTCTGGAGTGAGCTGGACCCAGGCAGCAGCTATGTTATTGTAACTGCAGAAACACGGGATTTGCTGAAAGCAGAGGGATTTCAAACCGTGGCGGAAGAAGCCGGGATACGGATGTCCGAAGCCGGAATTACCCCGGAGTGGAATGTATCGCTGCAGGGTACCGCATCCGTGCAGGGATCACCATCCGAGGCGCTTGCGGCAGTTGAAGGAGCAATTGCGGCGAAATTGAGCGGAATACAAGCTGTGGAAGATTATGAGGATGTGGCGACTGTCAGCCGCTCCTATGAAGTTCCGGGTCTGAAACGGTTCGTGAACAGCGGGGATCACTTAGTTGGCCTGCAGACTGCTGTTCATAAGAATGGCAACGACAACAGCAACCGGGTGACTATCGGGCTCCCGCTGATTACAATAGAATATTGA
- a CDS encoding DUF2812 domain-containing protein: MTKKALKIFTDALEEQKHWLNAMASEGWRLVQVNQCIYMFEACRPGQFLYKIEFAAGQSKQQLEEFKDQLDRFQIKYFTQGLEIGKISLGSKRWRPRPSELLIMEKRNDGSPFPDSTTRGEELQYYSKMRSTFSVAAVLLALAFFLGSPSTLSMITDIFEQGIVDWRIFYKITLLVLLMPVCLMIVKYTGKMRKHRQPVIR; the protein is encoded by the coding sequence ATGACAAAAAAAGCCCTGAAAATCTTTACCGATGCCCTGGAAGAGCAGAAGCATTGGCTGAATGCGATGGCTTCGGAGGGCTGGAGGCTTGTTCAGGTCAACCAGTGCATTTACATGTTTGAAGCCTGCAGGCCCGGTCAGTTTTTGTATAAAATCGAGTTCGCAGCCGGTCAGTCGAAACAGCAGCTGGAGGAATTCAAAGATCAGCTTGACAGGTTCCAGATTAAATATTTTACACAAGGTCTGGAAATCGGAAAAATATCATTAGGCAGCAAAAGATGGCGTCCCAGGCCCTCAGAGCTGCTGATTATGGAGAAGCGGAACGACGGAAGTCCGTTTCCCGACAGCACTACCCGCGGTGAAGAGCTCCAATATTACTCCAAAATGCGCAGCACCTTCAGCGTCGCCGCTGTCCTGCTTGCATTAGCTTTTTTTCTCGGCAGCCCGTCAACCCTTTCTATGATTACCGATATATTCGAACAGGGGATAGTAGACTGGCGGATTTTTTATAAGATAACGCTTCTGGTTCTGCTCATGCCGGTTTGCCTGATGATCGTTAAATACACGGGGAAGATGCGGAAACACAGGCAGCCTGTAATTCGCTGA
- a CDS encoding response regulator transcription factor — translation MEEAIAIKVLLVDDHEMVRIGLAAVLGTEDGIEVVGEAGSGEEGIRLAQEYNPDVVLMDLVMEGMDGIETTKQLLKLYPDCKVIVLTSYLDDEKMYPVIEAGAFSYLLKTSRASEVADAIRAAARGQSVLESQVASKMMNRFRNNAKGESPAYKELTEREMEVLKLLAQGKSNQDIADQLIIGIKTVKFHVTNILAKLGVEDRTQAAIYAYKNGLAE, via the coding sequence ATGGAGGAAGCGATCGCGATTAAAGTGCTGCTGGTGGACGATCATGAAATGGTCCGGATCGGACTTGCCGCAGTGCTGGGAACAGAGGACGGCATTGAAGTTGTCGGCGAAGCAGGGAGCGGAGAAGAAGGCATACGCCTGGCCCAGGAATATAATCCGGATGTTGTACTGATGGATCTTGTCATGGAGGGCATGGACGGCATTGAAACTACGAAGCAGCTGCTCAAGCTGTACCCGGACTGCAAGGTGATTGTACTGACAAGCTATCTGGATGACGAGAAAATGTATCCGGTGATTGAAGCCGGAGCGTTCAGCTATCTGCTCAAAACCTCACGGGCCAGTGAAGTCGCAGACGCAATCCGTGCGGCGGCCAGAGGCCAGTCGGTACTGGAATCCCAGGTAGCGTCCAAAATGATGAACCGGTTCCGCAACAACGCCAAAGGGGAATCCCCTGCATACAAAGAGCTGACCGAGCGCGAAATGGAAGTGCTGAAGCTCCTGGCCCAGGGCAAATCCAATCAGGATATTGCCGATCAGCTGATCATCGGAATCAAAACCGTGAAATTCCATGTCACGAACATTCTCGCCAAGCTGGGGGTCGAGGACCGTACCCAGGCGGCTATTTACGCATACAAGAACGGGCTGGCGGAGTAA
- a CDS encoding sensor histidine kinase encodes MVTRSMGEGAAFSFVMLLVILYILYTYGYLQPFEDWQMGIRTVASLILLPLAFGLGFGFYQSFRIKRKLERVRGTLVAWEKGNLTPAMPELGGDELGRLGEQLGRISGKWENQVNTLQRLSTNNAKLAEQARVSAIMEERQRLARELHDAVSQQLFAISMTATAVGRTLEKDFDKAQRQIALIEEMAAVAQSEMRALLLHLRPVYLEGKGLEQGLRELIKELEIKVPLEIVFEMDPDVKLLKGIENHLFRIVQEAISNTLRHAKAEKMEIRLHRRGDTVRLTLRDDGVGFEMDESKQTSYGLSNMQERISETGGSIQFITAPGKGMRIEITVPLVNETGGKGNHGDGGSDRD; translated from the coding sequence ATGGTAACGCGCAGCATGGGTGAGGGGGCTGCATTCTCCTTTGTCATGCTGCTGGTTATCTTGTACATTCTGTATACATATGGATATCTGCAGCCGTTTGAGGACTGGCAGATGGGAATCAGGACTGTAGCTTCATTAATTTTGCTTCCTCTGGCCTTCGGACTCGGCTTCGGCTTCTATCAGAGCTTCCGCATCAAGCGCAAGCTGGAGCGGGTCCGGGGCACACTCGTAGCCTGGGAAAAAGGTAATCTTACACCAGCCATGCCGGAGCTTGGCGGTGACGAGCTGGGCAGGCTCGGCGAGCAGCTGGGCCGGATCAGCGGCAAATGGGAGAACCAGGTGAACACGCTGCAGCGGCTGTCCACCAACAACGCCAAGCTGGCCGAACAGGCGCGGGTCTCCGCGATCATGGAGGAGCGCCAGCGGCTGGCACGCGAGCTGCATGATGCCGTCTCGCAGCAGCTTTTTGCGATTTCGATGACGGCAACGGCTGTAGGCCGGACGCTGGAAAAGGATTTTGACAAGGCGCAGCGGCAGATTGCGCTGATTGAGGAGATGGCCGCCGTAGCCCAGTCGGAGATGCGGGCGCTGCTGCTTCACCTGAGGCCGGTGTATCTGGAAGGCAAGGGACTGGAGCAGGGGCTGCGTGAGCTGATTAAAGAGCTTGAGATCAAGGTTCCGCTGGAAATTGTGTTCGAGATGGACCCGGATGTAAAGCTGCTGAAGGGAATCGAGAACCATTTGTTCCGGATTGTGCAGGAGGCCATTTCCAATACCCTGCGCCACGCCAAGGCGGAGAAGATGGAAATCCGGCTGCACCGCCGGGGAGATACCGTCAGGCTGACGCTGCGTGATGACGGAGTCGGGTTTGAGATGGATGAGAGCAAGCAGACCTCCTACGGTCTCTCCAACATGCAGGAGCGGATCTCCGAAACGGGAGGCTCGATTCAATTTATTACTGCGCCGGGTAAAGGGATGCGCATTGAAATTACTGTACCGCTAGTAAATGAAACAGGAGGCAAGGGTAACCATGGAGATGGAGGAAGCGATCGCGATTAA